The segment GATGAGCAATGACATCAAGTTGACTGTGATCCATATCATTCTGTACAGGTTAgaaccctgaacacacacacacagttggcaGTTACTTTATATAAGCATCAAACATTCATTAAGGAGAGACTATGCTAGGATCGTTATTCACTTCAAGGTAAGAGAAAGTGccgaaggaaggaggaggggagagtccCTTACCAGAGTCCAGTGGGGCTGGGTCATGTCCTGTAGAAGATGGCAAGCATTGGTGGTCACAGAGCTGGCTCCTGAGCACCACAGCAGAGAGAAGAGCCAGCGCTCATTCACCACCCACAGGTTCACCGACACATTTCTGCTTCGCAGCTCCCTGcccacacgtaaacacacaataATAGAGAAGAATTCAAAGACTCAGATGTAGCTGCCGCTGTAACTTTAATAGCAGATTAGTCAGGAGTTAGCTTACACTGTGCTACTCCAGCAAATactcaaaagagagagagattatgacAGAAGTAATCAATCATGAGACCAAAAACCAAACAGTTTGCTTAAAAGCTCTTTTCAGTCATTTATTACACTGAGTAAACAAGAAGCTTAGCTAGAGGATTCACTGGGGTGCTCAGCCATTAAACAACCCACCTGGACGAGAACATTGTTTGAATCCTGTTATCGCCCTGCGGCGGTGCATGTCTTGATATTCAGCACTTTATCTTGGCACGCCAGTCATGCACTGGTGCTCAACAGAGGTGCGGTAAGATGGTTTCTGGGAAAAGTAGTTTGTATCTCTGTTCTGACAACAATGTGAGAGAACTAACGGAGGGTATTCACCTGATTTCTGTTGCGCTCAGAGAACTGTATTTTACATTCAGGTGGTGTCCTCCATACGTGTCCATGATAGACACATTGTTATAGACCTGTCTGAAACCAGGTGCAGCCTCCATCACATCCCTCCTCTTAGTACCGGGAAGCCAGAGTAtctaaaaagagaaaaacatgaaacattACAGAATGGTGTATTTCTGTTTGATGTAATCTGCATCAAGGTAAACATTCCTCTTACCAGGTTTTGAGGGATGCCAGACGTAAGGATGGTGCTGACTGTGATGTCGACGTCCTGGTTGTCCTCGTTCTTCAGGTCAAAGATGAGCGAGGTGTGGTGCTGCTTGGCCAGATCCAGGAGCTGGACCAAGGAAGGGATACTCTGGTTCTGGGCttcccgcctctcctcctcggaAAGCTTGGAGACAGAGTAGAACGGATCTGACTGGGAAAAGGAGTCGCTTGGTTAGTTGTGGATTCGGAAAAGCATTCACCCTCTgcataaaaacatatttttcaactGTACTATTACAGAAAAAAATcaacaaaagaaaaaatatattcatGTATTATCCCTTACCTGTAGGAACCAGGTGCCAGCATTCAGACTCTCTAACTCTGCCCAAGACAGATTGGTGCTGTGGTTGAACTCCAGACCAGGAAACTTATCCTTCACATCTGTAGTCCTCCTCAGGAATTCATGGTGATGGTCATGCATCAGGAAAGGAACTCTATCCTTACTGAGAGAAAAGACCCAAACCCAGACACATATTGAGCTTGAAACCAGCAGTAGCTAATAATTTAATCGCAATtgtattcctttttttttttatgtacccCATGAGcttccatttgtattttttgtaatatttgtattttttgtatttttatattgtaaattactgcaacttatattttattttatactttattgtatagtttattttaattctaattccacttagtattgctagttatgtacccttagtatagttagtcctcatatttaaattttagattcctataccgtatgtttaatgtttgcaccttcctgccaaagcaaattccttgtctgtgcaaactttcatggcaaataaaacccattctgattctgatattacCTGAGCTGCACATCAGTCTCAAAGGCTGTCACGTTGCACCCCACGCTCCTCTCGAACGACATCATGGTGTTCTCTGGGGCCAGCTGAGCACAGGGAGGACAGATGGGTGAGGAACACTCGTGTTCTACATAACCAAGCTCCCCTCAGgctgtgtgaacacacacagagccatgagCATGACACTGCTAAGCAGAGCTCAGGGGTGATAGCTAATGGTGTTAAGTAACCGAGCGGGGCCAGAGCACCGCGGCATCTGGGATCCTCACATGACTGGACATTAATTCAAGCTTAAGTATCTGGTTCACTAGGAAGTGACAGGAATTGGGAGGTGTCCTACAGTAATGCAAACAAACACTAATCCTAGGTCATGAAACTGTATCTTGACTTTCTTTGTTTTAAAACATCTCAGGAGTTGTGTAGATCACTGGCACCACTATCTCCACTAAAGCAGGAGATAGGCAGCAGTAAGGGAGATGGGTCAGGTTATCTAGGTCATATTTGTCATGTTTTTCAGATAACGTAGAGCCAGCTAGAGGCCTTGGGGGCAGTTAAGGTGTGCAGAGACATGTTGAGACAGAAAATAGCATCAACTGTTATGCCAGTATGGGTGTGTTTTGCGGGGGGAAGGGAGCTGTTTTATTGTTGCTGTCTGATATTGACCACCCTTTGACAACTGGATTCTCATAATTCCACACTCTTCAGTCACCATGTCTGTTTTTACCTTTGATTTCCAACATCAAAATAACTCCCTCACCATTGGTGACCCACGATGGCCAATGAGAGCAGGTTTAGAAAGGAGCTCATCAGCCTCGAGAAGGCAAGGGGAGGTGATGAGCAAGGGGCTGAGGAAGATAGCCACCGACACCAAAACAAAAACCACCATGATCAAGACCTTGGAGACTGAGGAGAGAACATAAAGAtacagttcaacaaaacatgcaATTGCGCCGTATGTGAATCGTTTTTGAGACTGAATTGACTGCTTCATTGCTTGCATCAGAACATAGCAATCTGTAGAAATCTTAGAATCTATTATGTTAAATGTCTATAGTTATGTTTAAAATCCTAAGTCATTCTGCAACCTAACATTGGCCCTACTGAATACTGACCTGCTCTTGTGGCCCGGTGGAAGCCCTTGAACACCAGCCAACTGAGCAGGGTCAGGGCCACCACACCCCCCATCTGCAGGAAGGGAGCCGTGGCCTGGGGAGCGCACACGTTACATGGCCAAACAGGTAAATATCATCCACAtgccactgacacacagaactcCACAATGTTCAGACCCAGAAAACCCACATCACACTCATGCTCCAAAAGTCTCACCAACGTACTTCACACAATTGCAAGACTCGGCACAGTTGGTTCTACAGTACCTGCAGAGACAGAAGAACAGTAGGCCACTCTGTTTTCCACTTCAGACTCATCCCTGTGACCCCTGCTGTGATAAATAACACACCTAGAAACAGAAAGATCTggacagcagagacagacaggacatcTAGTCAACAGAACAAAACAACCTACTGACATTCATGATACTTATAAATAGATCATCATCAGTCATATTTGACTACTTCCACATATAAACATGTTAAATTAAGACTTTTACATATAAACATGTTAAATTAAGACTGGTCCAGATACCTTGTGAAGGCAGTGTAGGTCCAGCGGTTCTCTCAAGACAACTTGGAAAAGTGCAAAGAGCTGAAATAAATCATTGAGTATTAGCTTGACAGCATGCAAAAATCAGTTAAACGCATTAGTGCAATGCTCAGtacatattacatttacattacatttattcatttagcagacacttttatccaaagcgacttccaagacagagctttacaaaagtgcataccggtaggtcactgatcattacATCGAGATAGCCCCagaacattgcgggtagccgaaacatgaagcatacattgtgtacATATggactccctccttctccctcttacCAGTAGTAAGACACAATAGATGTTGATCACAGCAGAGATGATAATGAACACCATAAACCAGTTCACCCACAGCTTGAGCTCAACAAAGCCCTTCCTGATGCAAAAGCAAAAGGTCAGGCACATGGATGGATGGCCATGGATGGATGTTAAATACAAATGTGTCTACATTTACTATACAGGAAATCATGTTGATGTCATAAACACAGATTCTAACTTCTCTCAGCTATAGGGGAAGTACAGCATAAATGGGGACTTTCACAGTTTAATCTGCTTATGTATTTACAGTACACAATACAGAATATAACCTCCACAAGATAACGGTAAttaagtaagtgtgtgtgcgtgtgtgtgtttgtgtgggatgtTGCAGAAGTAATATGTCCAAGCTCACCAGTTTACGTCCTCCCGATCATTGAAAGTGACCAGACAGATGTACATCCAGCAGAGAGTGAGCAGGGTCACCAAGGTGAGGATTGAGAACCAGCAGTAGGCAAactggagcagagagaagacATTCATTGTGGCATGCCCTCGAGCACAACAGCAAACTGAAAACCACAAGTAGCTAGATCATCTCTTTCTCACATCtatcattatgtgtgtgtgtgtgtgtgtgtgtgtgtgtgtgtgtgtgtgtgtgtgtgtgtgtgtgtgtgtgtgtgtgtgtgtagaatatGTTCTGTGTGACGTGTGTATGAGGTGCTTGACTGTCCTAAGGGCTCTTTGGGGCCATTTCAAAGTATTTTCATGTTTAGTTTCGCTTGATGCACTTCATAACTGATATGAAGTGCATCTGAACTGAAAGTCAATAGCTTTGCCAgcacaccagcctccaccattCTCATAGGGGCCAACAAAAAACCCCATCCCCCTCTAGAAGCTGGAATCCAGCCCCCCTTTTGTACTCTTGGGCCAGTTCGGTCATGGGCCTCAGACAAGCCTGCAAGTTTAGTAATTAGTCCTGGCACAACTTCCAATCCCTcaatcttttctctctcttactttctctctccgtctcgtattctccctcactctcctttGCCCAATGATCAACTTTCTTCTCTGAATTTATTTTCCAATAACCTGCCTCTCATACTGGATTAGGCTTTCTATCAGAAGCACGGGGAGCTGAGATTCCTAGAGGGAAAATACTTATGCTACCATCACTGGATTTCATCCCATGGAATTTTAATCTGCTGTAATCACTAGAACTTTACAAAGTTAAGATGCTCTGAAGAGCATGTACAAGCTAGTTTGGAACTCAACACACTCACTTCGTGAGACATTTTTACTCAAATTTCAGTATGGTAATAAATCACTGAGAAGGCAAACCAGCCTAGAGaagaaaaaattaaataaagttAACAAGCTAATATCTAAATAATTTGTTTTAGAACCTCAAATGGATTTACTTGTATATTAATATACAAATATTCAATTAAAATATAAGCATATCAATTAGGTCAGTGAATTTAGGGCAGCATGCAGTATTTTATCTGTAAGATATACGTTAAACATGTATAATTGAAAGTGCAATAGTCcttgaataaaaaaatataccCTTTGCTTCTTCTCACTAGGGTGATTCCAGTGACAGCTGTACAGGCCTCTGCTGCAAATCCGGCAACAGCTCTCCCCAGGTGCCATGACTGTCCTTGCTCAGTGCTGTCCTGGAGAGGATTATGCTAGTGGAGATGGTCCTCAGGTTCTGGCCCTCCTGAAGACAGCTTTTGGCTGGCAGCGCTGTGTGAGGAGGGTCTTCGCTCTGCAGTGGGTTGACTCACTCACTAAACCCACACAGGGTGGGAAGAGGAGAAAACAGTTTGTGATAAATGGAAATTAAGAGATAAAGTGTCTGAGAGTCCCTGTTCAATAATCTCCTCAATAGAGCATCTATGTGGGAGGGCGAGCCTCCGACAATGGCCAACTCTTGGTACGTATAGAGACCTCTTAGTTGACAAGCCTGAGAATGAAGTCACTCTGGAAGCGCATGCTATTCCACCACAGTGGGCTCCAACTGATGGTGACAggcacatccacacactggtggaagggggggtggtggcTGTTCCCATTGTCTGCAGAGTAGGTGATAGGCAGATTTTCTATGTACATGAAGCTTGTGTCATTGTGAGGTCAAGAGGTCGGTCCGTGGGCCCCTGGAAGGACACATAGATCTTGGAATGCATTCTGTGTAACCTCTAGAGAGCAATGAAGCAGATAATTGTCTCCAACTCAGTTATGACCGCATCACCTGTGTGCCGTTTCCCGTTTATCATTCATGTTTTGGTCGTTActatatctgtactgtccaGCTAATGTATATAATTGCCATTTAAGAGACGTTTCTCACTCATGCTAACCACTCTGTCGTGGATTGGTTTCGTGATCCGAGGTCGTCTAATAATAAACGCAGTCAACTATTTTTCATTGTGGTATATTCCTTGGCCTATCTTCTGAAAATCATCTAACAGTAGGGATGCCATTTTGGCAGTCTGATGTGGTGGAATAGTACAGAGGTGGTGCAGTTGATATGTGGCAACCCTGTGTCATGGGAAAGGGGACTTGTACTCCATGAAGACATGAAGACAGTGGATATAATAGGGTAAGAGATATGGTGTGGGTGTCTGATGAACAGGCTGGGGCACATCCTTGCAGTCCTGCCCGCTTCTATTCATTGGTTAAGGGAAATAAACTGTGGCGCCCACACAGTAGAGTAAGTAAACACAACTGCATGTTTTCAAACTGTTTAATGAAGCCATTATTTATAGAAAATGTGTTGCTAAAGCActacaaaatgaactgaaacatacaaataaaataaaaatctgcGTCTATAGTAGGGGTTAATCAGTGTGAAACACCTGTTGACTTTTCCTAAGAAGACAGTAGTGCATGAAATGACAAGCAAATAAACTGTGGTGCAGAGTATATTTCAAATGCTTCAGTATAGTATATGATTTGGATTTCACAATCAGATACTATAATGATAAACCAATGTACTAAACTAGTAGACAAAAGTtaattttaattaaacagtaacACTTTCAATCTTGTATTTTGTATGATGGGTGTAATGACAGATTTCCCACAACTACTTTGACGACTAATGTGGTTTAACTGGTATAAAATGATCTCTTCCTCTGACCAGACTAGCATGTCTGAGCACGTACTATACACCTGTAGGGAAGTAAAACCAAGATTTTAAAAAGTACACGTACCAAGGTTTTAATAATAAACACTTTTCACACCTGGATACACCTGTCTGCCACAGGTGTATCCCTCTAATAGGAATTAGACTGTGCATCAAATAGTAGTCAATTGCATCATATGAGGATTTCCATCATGGGACAAAATCGAAACATATTGAAGCATGCTCTAAATAGGCTATGCCATTTAATCTGCACCCACCATTATACAACTTTTTAATCATAATTAAATGTTTGGTTTTATTGACGAAACAGGGAACTTTCAGCACAACAGCACTATCAAAGTCAAAGAGTAAGGAGAAAATCCTACTTACACAACTATAAGGTTGGGACAAGGCACAATGTCAGTCAATTAAATAAAAAAGGTTGAGTAATCAACTTTCTTAAGCACAGGTGCCAAGGATGAATCGTACCTTGAATAGGAAATGCATTCAGATCAGATAAGAAGTGGAATCGTTTTTCAAGCCAAAATTTCATCAGGTATGCCTAACTGACAAGTGCACAAAGACTGACTGGGTCATTGTAGTCGTTGTTATTCAAGTCTTATGATACAAAATATCCTCAGAAGGTcactggtgtttgagtgtctccaaGTTTCTAAACTAACAATATGGAAGATACAGAAGTAAACATTATTAAAGATGCTCATTTAAATTGCAAGGATAAAATTCTCAGTCCTGTCCCTCAGAAGGGAGTTAAGAGGTAGAAAACACCGTTAAAGAGTCATTTAACTGCAAGGAAAACCTCATTATGTTCAACGGCAAAGTAGGCTACAATCTCTAAACGCAACCCACTTTTACCAACGGTACGTTTGTCTGGCACAGGTGTATCCCTCTAATAAGAATTTAGAGGATATTGGAAGAGGAGAAATATAGAATAGAGGAAGAATGAGGATTTCCATCACGGGACAAAATCGAAATATATTGAAGCATGATCTAAATAGGCTATGCCATTTGACCTGCACCCACCATTTTACAACGTTTTAATCGTAATTTAAATGTTTGGTTTAATCGACGAAACAGGGATCTTTCAGCACACCAGCTCTATAAAAGTCAAAGAGTAAGGAGAACATCCTACTTACACAACTAAAAGGTTGAAGAAGTATCAGGCTAGGCATCCTAGGCATCCTAGGCATCGGTGATTACTAGCGTCGAAGTTTGTCAGCTCATTCTCCACCCCGTTCCTCCGTGGACAGAATGTCAATGGATCAGTATGAATGAGGGAGAGTTACGGAGTGTAGCTATAGCCTACCTATATGGGGAAGGAGGAACAAGGAGGGAACCATCTGAACGGGGTATCAGCATGTTAATCACAAGGTTTTTACACAGCTACACCTGCAATATATTAGGTAACCACTTGATTGAACCGTTGTCAAAAGTTGCAAATGTTTATATTTGATAGGAACATTAGCCTATATTATAGCCCAAAGTTATTTTAAGTCTTGACAGAGGTCCAGAAACCACACGGTAGTTCTACAATCTACATAAACTGCATTTACTTTTTTTGCTTGGTCGTAGTCAGTGTTAGATGATTTTTCTGTCAGAAGATGGTTCCAAGCCAAGGAATACACCACAATGTAAAAGAGTTCACTTGGTTTATTAGGTTGAGCTTCTGGGATCATGTTACCACGTCAGGTGgttggcatgagtgagaaacaTGTCTCTTAGATGACAATTATATACATTAGCtggacagtacagatatagTAACCACCAAAACATGCCCTTAAACAGTACACATTCCACGAATGATGCACAGGGAAACGGCACACAGGTGATGCGGTCATAACTGAGTTTGGAGACCATTATCTGCTTCCTCGCTCCCCAGAGGTTGCACAGAATGCAATCCTAGAGTGTGTCCTTCCAGGGGCCCACGAGCTACCTTGACCTAACGAAGACACAAGCTTCATGTACATAGAAAATCTGCCTATCAGTCAGGGACTGTGACATATCTGgtaaatgtttaaaaaatgttTCTTTCAAAGATGATAATCTAAAACTATACAATTTTACTTGACTTGATGAGGATAAGAGTAACATAGGCCTACGTTTTAACTTTGACGTTAGCATGTATAAATCATCTTTAGAAATACCTGGTGGATCCAAGCACATCTCAAATTATATAACAAATTATACCAGAAGACTCTTACGAAAGTGGCCATACATTATATCATGACCTTTATTTTGAAGATCTCAGGCTTCAATACGCTAATGCACTTGCACATGCGCCGTTCGTAGTCTTGTGGAGGTGTTTTTCGCTGGTGATGGTAAGGTCCTTTCTAAATGCAATAAAACCAATATAGCCAGCTATGTTTCACCAAGATACCACCTTATTATTAAAATACTATGTTGATTCTCTAACTCTTAGCTCAGTTTGCTATTCCAGTGGGCCAACGTTAAATTGTAGACACAGAGGTGACAACTCGACTTGCTGAGAAATCCTGGACTGGGTAgactagctagtctagctaactagctagctaactagctaggctACATTAGCCACTAATAGTAACACTAATTTATCTATCTATATAAATGTGTATTGAGTAAACGTAGCATTATGACCAGGACAGGCAGTTGGCTAGCTAGTTTGCTTGCTAGCCACTGGCTACTTGGTCTAAGTGCTAGCTATTTTACATTAGTAGTAGGTGTTGACTTAATGAAGACGTTTCACAGTCAACATGATAACAGTAGAGGGGGTGAATCTGTGAATCCACTATCGGAATTCACACAGGCTGTAACCCTGGTACCTAGTCCGTCCATACAAaaaacacaccgcacacacgccGGGAATTAATATTTTCGTGTATCACTAGTTACCATGCAGATGAGCTAATCCAAGCTACCTACTTTACTGTCAAGTGCTGCAGTATTTGTGGTTAACATTAATTCATATATTTACTACTGTATCCAATTTGATTAGAGCTAACTTTAATTCAGCCAAGTAGCTTGTTAACTTTCGTTGCCTTTTTTGACAGCGAAAGGCTGCTTAAACTATGGACCAAAAGATCCCTTATGATGACTACCAATTGCCAGTGGTGTTTCTGCCTTCTTACGAGAGTCCCCCGGCATGGATAGCCCCTCAGGAGGTACGCCTGCCTAACGCAATGTCTCAAACAAGTTTCTGAATGAATTACCATATATATAGACAATGCTGTTAAATTGCATCAGCTCTTCATTGGGTGTATCTGAGTGCTGCCACTGCACACATGGTGCCTGGTCAGGAAGTGGATGGCGGTGTGGCCCTAGAGCTCATTATAATGCTGTTATGTTGGGTATTTTAATGTTGTCATTGCTTCACGTGCAGCGGATCCACCACCCTGACTATAACAATGAGTTGACCCAGTTCTTGCCGCGCACTGTTGTGTTGAAGAAACCTCCAGGTGCACAACTGGGGTTCAACATCCGTGGAGGCAAGGCCTCCCAGTTAGGGATCTTCATCTCCAAGGTGTGTGTCCGCATGGTTGACAGTTCCCGCCTGTCTAGTCAAGATAACCAGAGAATAAGAGACAGCTTGCATGTCTTCCACTCCCCTATTTATTGATGTTTTGTCTTTGTAGGTGGTCCCAGATTCAGATGCCCACAGGGCAGGACTACAAGAGGGTGACCAGGTCCTCTCTGTCAATGAGGTGGACTTCCAAGACATAGAACACTCAAGGGTCAGTCATGTAATGGAAGTTTGAACACATAGTCATAAACCCCTGAGTAGTAGAGAGTTAAACACCCACCAAGGACATGTGTCACCAGTTTTAGATAATTTGGCCTTGTCAACTGTGGGTAATGTCCAAAACACTGTAGGTTATGTAACCAGTCAGTCTGTTGCTCCCTTTCCCCAGGCTGTTGAGATTCTGAAGACTGCCAGAGAAATTCTGATGAGGGTGCGCTTCTTCCCCTACAGTAAGTATTGCCTTCAAATATAAATTGTTTGGAGTGTAAGTGTTATAATAATGTTTATAGCATTCTGGGATGATTAGCAAAATAAGTTTCCCAAATAACATGTAAAAATGTGTTCCCTCAGATtaccagagacagaaagagaggactGTTCACTAGAGGGCAGTAGAGCACCTTGAGCGAGACCATCTAATCGGCGATAATGTATACTTGATGAACTCAACACATCACCATCTTCTTCAGACAGGCGGTCTACAGCCCCCGTACTCTATCCTAGACTGGTCTTTGACTAACAGTACCATTCACACAGCATCCAGGACTACATAACTCTCCTCATTGCTCACTTCCTCCACATAGGCAAAGATGCTCTCCATGCTGATGCAGGCCAGATGTTTCACTGGGTACCTACTGAGAGTGATACACGAGGATGCAAATTCAGTGTTCCATAGTATGAGTTGACATTGCCCCCTATTTATCATCCTCAGATAATCTTGGTAACATTTAAGTTATCATTCACTATCATCAATATGTTTAAGGTATTGTCCAAGGTTGACAGCTTTTTAACTACAGTTCAACAGATAATCCCAACTGTTTGTTCTGTGTGTACAGAAGATTTAATGTAGAAAATATATACTAATGTTTTGATAATGCCTTGATACTGTAAATGTATTACATTAACATGAAatttgaattagtaatgttttTAATACTAATAGTATCATAGCATCAGTGTGTTTTAATTACACTAAATAATTATATTCTAAGGTTTGTATTACAGTATTTATTACTAAGGTGCTGTCTCACAGCAGTCAATGTTTACCTGTCTGGTTATGAGATGAAAAATAACATTTAGCAATTTGTGCCATTGTAGTTGACCCCACACTCAACTCAACAATTCAACACATTAAGTGCTTTGTCTTTATTCGAGATGGGTGCTATGGTGATTGTAAAACCAGTTTTACCCTCTTCAGCTCAGATTCACATTCCTTTGGAACCAGTTGAGTCATTTTCTGGTCATGCTCTGGTAAACATTcacatttgttttttttacactgCCTTGCTTCATCTTTCAATAAAATacctttgtgtaaaaaaaaaaaaccccacaaaaaaaataaacatttgccAGGTATTAATGTACATGTTTTCATGTACatgtaaaaataaaatgcaAGAAATCTTTGCCCAACAGCTGTAAAATGTGTTCCACGTTGAGTGTAAGCTTCTGTCAGTTGACAGCAGAATTGCACACAGATGTGAACCTTGAGAGGTTTATTTAGAAAAACAACCATTTACAATCATACGTCTTCATAGGTCATGTTCAAGAGCTCAGCTTGCAAAGCTAACTTCAGGGTCCTTGACACTCATGACATAGGTGCAGTCTACAGTCACTtcatgtaaaaataaataagctCAAGTAGGTCAGGTCTATGTTATGAGACTTATGTTAAGACTAAAGAAATGTAATCATAGTGTAACAAAATTAGGATCTGATTATTTAAGAAAAGAATACCTAACTCCACACACCT is part of the Osmerus eperlanus chromosome 13, fOsmEpe2.1, whole genome shotgun sequence genome and harbors:
- the gdpd2 gene encoding glycerophosphoinositol inositolphosphodiesterase GDPD2 isoform X2, with protein sequence MAPGESCCRICSRGLYSCHWNHPSEKKQRFAYCWFSILTLVTLLTLCWMYICLVTFNDREDVNWKGFVELKLWVNWFMVFIIISAVINIYCVLLLLFALFQVVLREPLDLHCLHKIFLFLGVLFITAGVTGMSLKWKTEWPTVLLSLQATAPFLQMGGVVALTLLSWLVFKGFHRATRAVSKVLIMVVFVLVSVAIFLSPLLITSPCLLEADELLSKPALIGHRGSPMLAPENTMMSFERSVGCNVTAFETDVQLSKDRVPFLMHDHHHEFLRRTTDVKDKFPGLEFNHSTNLSWAELESLNAGTWFLQSDPFYSVSKLSEEERREAQNQSIPSLVQLLDLAKQHHTSLIFDLKNEDNQDVDITVSTILTSGIPQNLILWLPGTKRRDVMEAAPGFRQVYNNVSIMDTYGGHHLNVKYSSLSATEIRELRSRNVSVNLWVVNERWLFSLLWCSGASSVTTNACHLLQDMTQPHWTLGSNLYRMIWITVNLMSLLIMFGLFILQSGSFSHSKEKGKHVHRFSTWNQREMSPFLPSE
- the gdpd2 gene encoding glycerophosphoinositol inositolphosphodiesterase GDPD2 isoform X3 yields the protein MAPGESCCRICSRGLYSCHWNHPSEKKQRFAYCWFSILTLVTLLTLCWMYICLVTFNDREDVNWKGFVELKLWVNWFMVFIIISAVINIYCVLLLLFALFQVVLREPLDLHCLHKIFLFLGVLFITAGVTGMSLKWKTEWPTVLLSLQATAPFLQMGGVVALTLLSWLVFKGFHRATRAVSKVLIMVVFVLVSVAIFLSPLLITSPCLLEADELLSKPALIGHRGSPMLAPENTMMSFERSVGCNVTAFETDVQLSKDRVPFLMHDHHHEFLRRTTDVKDKFPGLEFNHSTNLSWAELESLNAGTWFLQSDPFYSVSKLSEEERREAQNQSIPSLVQLLDLAKQHHTSLIFDLKNEDNQDVDITVSTILTSGIPQNLILWLPGTKRRDVMEAAPGFRQVYNNVSIMDTYGGHHLNVKYSSLSATEIRELRSRNVSVNLWVVNERWLFSLLWCSGASSVTTNACHLLQDMTQPHWTLGSNLYRMIWITVNLMSLLIMFGLFILQRERKARTQIFHLEPERNVPLLTF
- the gdpd2 gene encoding glycerophosphoinositol inositolphosphodiesterase GDPD2 isoform X1, with translation MAPGESCCRICSRGLYSCHWNHPSEKKQRFAYCWFSILTLVTLLTLCWMYICLVTFNDREDVNWKGFVELKLWVNWFMVFIIISAVINIYCVLLLLFALFQVVLREPLDLHCLHKIFLFLGVLFITAGVTGMSLKWKTEWPTVLLSLQATAPFLQMGGVVALTLLSWLVFKGFHRATRAVSKVLIMVVFVLVSVAIFLSPLLITSPCLLEADELLSKPALIGHRGSPMLAPENTMMSFERSVGCNVTAFETDVQLSKDRVPFLMHDHHHEFLRRTTDVKDKFPGLEFNHSTNLSWAELESLNAGTWFLQSDPFYSVSKLSEEERREAQNQSIPSLVQLLDLAKQHHTSLIFDLKNEDNQDVDITVSTILTSGIPQNLILWLPGTKRRDVMEAAPGFRQVYNNVSIMDTYGGHHLNVKYSSLSATEIRELRSRNVSVNLWVVNERWLFSLLWCSGASSVTTNACHLLQDMTQPHWTLGSNLYRMIWITVNLMSLLIMFGLFILQRNSGSFSHSKEKGKHVHRFSTWNQREMSPFLPSE
- the pdzd11 gene encoding PDZ domain-containing protein 11, which produces MDQKIPYDDYQLPVVFLPSYESPPAWIAPQERIHHPDYNNELTQFLPRTVVLKKPPGAQLGFNIRGGKASQLGIFISKVVPDSDAHRAGLQEGDQVLSVNEVDFQDIEHSRAVEILKTAREILMRVRFFPYNYQRQKERTVH